CCACCGCCGTCGCCCACGGCTCCACCGGCAAGGGCAACGATCAGGTCCGCTTCGACCTCGCGGTGAAGGGCCTCGCTCCCGACCTCAAGATCGTGGCGCCCCAGCGCGAGCGGAACATCACCCGCGACGCCGCGATCGAGTACGCCGCGAAGCACGACATCGAGATCCCCGCCACCAAGAAGAGCCCCTTCAGCGTCGACGAGAACCTCTGGGGCCGCAGCATCGAGGGCGGCGTCCTCGAGGATCCGAACCAGGAGCCTCCCGAGGAGGCCTTTGCCTGGACCAAGAGCTGGAAGGACGCGCCGAACGAGCCCGCCTATCTGGAGATCGGCTTCGAGGCCGGCAAGCCGGTGAGCGTGAACGGCCAGGCCATGGGCCCCGCCGCCCTCATCCATGAGGTTGGCCGGGTAGCCGGCGAGAACGGCGTCGGCCGCATCGACCTCATGGAGAACCGCGTCGTCGGCATCAAGAGCCGCGAGCTCTACGAGTGCCCGGCCGCGGTGGTGCTCATCGCCGCCCACAAGGACCTCGAGCGCTTCACCACCCTGGGCATGTCGCACCGGGTGAAGGCGATGCTCGACACCAAGTTCGCCGAGCTCATCTACGAGGGCTTCTGGTTCTCGCCGTACCGCGATGCGCTCCAGGCCTTCAACGACGCCCACGATCGCACCGTCACCGGCACCGTGCGCGTGCGCCTCTTCAAGGGCCACTGCCAGGTGGTCGGCCGCAAGTCGGAGAACGGCATCTACAACCACGCCCTCTCCACCTACGGCGTAGACGACGCCTTCGATCACCGCGCGGCGGAGGGCTTCATCAAGCTCGTGGGGCTCCAGCTCCAGGAGTACAGCCGCCTCCACTCCGAGAAGTAACCAGTCTCACTCGTGCCGGGCGTCGCCGAGAGCGGCGCCTGGTTCGCGGCCTCGGCGCTTCCCCGCGCCGGGGCTCGCTGAAGTCGATTTGAGGAAGCACATGATCGCCAAGACCGCCGCCGCAGGGGGCCCCGGCCTCCACCCGGAGATGCTCGCCTTCTCGAGCTCCCTCGACCTCGACATCGCGCTGCTGCGCGAGGACCTCCTGGGGAGCCTCGCCCACCTGACGATGCTGTCGCGCTGCGGGATCATCCCGCGCGAAGCGGCTGCCGAGCTCAAGGCCGGTCTCCTCTCCATCCGCCGCGCCGCGGACGACGGCACCCTCGAGCTCCCCGCCGAGGAAGACGTCCACATGGCCGTCGAGGCCTGGCTCCACGCCAACGTCGGCGCCGCCGCGGGCCTCCTCCACACCGGCCGCTCCCGCAACGATCAGGTCGCCGTCGACCTCAAGCTCCACGTTCGCGAGCAGGTCCTCGTCATCCGCGAGGCGCTGGCCAGGCTCGTCCTCCTGCTCGTCGAGCGCGCCGAGGGCGGCCTCGAGACGCTGCTGCCCGCCTACACCCACCGGCAGCGCGCCCAGCCCGTCAGCCTCGCGTACTGGTACGCCTCCTACGCGGCCATGGTCGTCCGCGACCTCGACGCCTTCGCCTTCGTGCAGGATCAGGTCGACTCCATGCCCCTCGGCGTCGGCGCAATCGCTGGCACCACGCTCCCGAACGATCGCGAGATCCTCCGCGGGCTCCTGGGCTTTACGCGGATCACGGTGAACGGTCTCGACACCGTGGGTGACCGCGACTTCGCCCTCGACTACGCCTACGCCGCCGCGCGCTTCCTCCTGCACGCCAGCCGCCTCTCCACCGACCTCGTCGACTTCACCTCCGCCGAGTTCGGCTTCGCCAAGCTCGACGACGAGATCGCCTGCGGCTCCAGCATGATGCCGCAGAAGAAGAACCCCGACGCCTTCGAGCTCGTCCGCGGCAAGAGCGG
The Vulgatibacter incomptus DNA segment above includes these coding regions:
- the argH gene encoding argininosuccinate lyase, yielding MIAKTAAAGGPGLHPEMLAFSSSLDLDIALLREDLLGSLAHLTMLSRCGIIPREAAAELKAGLLSIRRAADDGTLELPAEEDVHMAVEAWLHANVGAAAGLLHTGRSRNDQVAVDLKLHVREQVLVIREALARLVLLLVERAEGGLETLLPAYTHRQRAQPVSLAYWYASYAAMVVRDLDAFAFVQDQVDSMPLGVGAIAGTTLPNDREILRGLLGFTRITVNGLDTVGDRDFALDYAYAAARFLLHASRLSTDLVDFTSAEFGFAKLDDEIACGSSMMPQKKNPDAFELVRGKSGKAVGNLVNLLVTVKGLPGGYNRDLQEDRGPLLETGKLVRGVASILQLALPRVHFQPERCLAALEADATQATDLAEALVKKGLPFRTAYQAVGKLVRACQERGLPLGSATPELAASVDPVFDAATLEAASIKGALARKQSAGSTGLEPVRAQLAQLRARADAELGAVAKLPRLDALFASLEAAAL
- a CDS encoding argininosuccinate synthase codes for the protein MAKQKIVLAYSGGLDTSVLVRILGEEYGYDVIACHVDVGEARDKDLVIARAKKAGAVAVEVAAAQDEFARDFCFPALQANAMYEGIYPLSAALSRPLISKHLVAAARKHGATAVAHGSTGKGNDQVRFDLAVKGLAPDLKIVAPQRERNITRDAAIEYAAKHDIEIPATKKSPFSVDENLWGRSIEGGVLEDPNQEPPEEAFAWTKSWKDAPNEPAYLEIGFEAGKPVSVNGQAMGPAALIHEVGRVAGENGVGRIDLMENRVVGIKSRELYECPAAVVLIAAHKDLERFTTLGMSHRVKAMLDTKFAELIYEGFWFSPYRDALQAFNDAHDRTVTGTVRVRLFKGHCQVVGRKSENGIYNHALSTYGVDDAFDHRAAEGFIKLVGLQLQEYSRLHSEK